The proteins below are encoded in one region of Pseudomonas putida S13.1.2:
- a CDS encoding D-serine ammonia-lyase yields the protein MIHGKTLEAWQQSHPIIAELVALKQTSWFNPGIAKAAEALRDVGLTAADVQATSARLQRFAPYLATAFPETAAAGGVIESHITPLPQLRQLLVQEGSLQNVGSLWLKADSDLPISGSIKARGGIHEVLKHAEDLALEAGLITPTDDYTKLASDQARAFFSQYKIAVGSTGNLGLSIGIMSAKLGFQVSVHMSSDARQWKKDKLRANGVTVVEHASDYSVAVEQGRQQAASDPSCYFVDDENSPQLFLGYAVAAERLARQFEQAGIQVNADHPLFVYLPCGVGGGPGGVAFGLKLVFGDAVHCIFAEPTHSPCMLLGVYTGLHDETSVQDFGIDNITAADGLAVGRPSGFVGKAMQRLIDGYYTVTDEELYRLMVIAHEQDRVKLEPSALAGVPGMLRVLQAGEYLARQGFTPTQLQQATHLVWGTGGSMVPDDEFNAYLAKGRSVQAAP from the coding sequence ATGATTCACGGAAAAACCCTGGAAGCCTGGCAACAAAGCCACCCGATCATCGCCGAGCTGGTTGCACTAAAACAAACCAGCTGGTTCAACCCTGGCATCGCCAAGGCTGCAGAAGCCCTGCGCGACGTGGGCCTGACGGCGGCCGACGTGCAAGCCACCAGCGCGCGGCTGCAGCGGTTCGCGCCCTACCTGGCCACCGCGTTTCCCGAGACGGCAGCGGCCGGCGGGGTCATCGAGTCGCACATTACCCCGCTGCCACAGCTGCGCCAGCTGCTTGTCCAGGAGGGATCGCTGCAGAACGTGGGCAGCCTGTGGCTCAAGGCGGACAGCGACTTGCCCATCTCCGGCTCGATCAAGGCCCGGGGCGGCATCCATGAAGTGCTCAAGCACGCCGAGGACCTGGCCCTGGAAGCCGGCCTGATCACGCCAACGGATGACTACACCAAATTGGCAAGCGACCAGGCCCGCGCCTTCTTCAGCCAATACAAGATCGCCGTGGGTTCGACCGGCAATCTGGGGCTGTCGATTGGCATCATGAGCGCCAAGCTGGGCTTCCAGGTGAGCGTGCACATGTCGTCTGACGCCAGGCAATGGAAGAAGGACAAGCTGCGCGCCAACGGCGTAACAGTGGTAGAACACGCCTCTGACTACAGCGTGGCGGTCGAGCAAGGTCGCCAGCAGGCGGCTTCAGACCCCAGCTGTTACTTTGTCGACGACGAAAACTCCCCACAGCTGTTTCTCGGCTATGCCGTGGCCGCCGAACGGCTGGCGCGGCAATTCGAGCAGGCGGGTATCCAGGTGAATGCAGATCACCCGTTGTTCGTGTACCTGCCGTGCGGCGTAGGGGGCGGCCCAGGCGGTGTTGCGTTCGGGCTGAAGCTGGTATTCGGCGATGCGGTGCACTGCATCTTTGCCGAGCCCACCCATTCCCCCTGCATGCTGCTGGGTGTGTATACCGGCCTGCACGATGAAACCAGCGTGCAGGACTTCGGCATCGACAACATCACCGCCGCCGACGGCCTGGCGGTCGGGCGCCCATCAGGGTTTGTCGGCAAAGCCATGCAGCGCCTGATCGATGGTTACTACACCGTGACCGACGAAGAACTGTACCGCTTGATGGTCATCGCCCATGAGCAGGACAGGGTCAAACTGGAACCCTCTGCCCTGGCCGGCGTACCCGGTATGCTGCGGGTGCTGCAAGCAGGCGAGTACCTGGCTCGCCAGGGCTTTACCCCCACCCAGCTGCAGCAGGCTACCCACCTCGTCTGGGGAACGGGTGGCAGCATGGTGCCGGACGATGAATTCAACGCCTATCTGGCGAAAGGGCGTAGCGTGCAGGCGGCGCCGTGA
- the dsdC gene encoding DNA-binding transcriptional regulator DsdC, protein MKLNGSHLGSLHVFLVAARHLSFSRAADELCLTASAVSHRINRLEDELALKLFHRMPRKVSLTEDGERLFAVMQRTMDELSEAVQERAHAEIAGQLTLYVRPSVAQCWLVPRLAQFTARYPDIQLDIRVGNESIDYRTRKIDLVLCYSDGHHPGLQSIHLMDERVAPVCSPRYAETHALTGDLHPLDQCTALHDVAAWDNAAFDAEWQLWADTTGAGISLPRRFLTFDRSDLCTLAALNHVGIAIGREQLVKDRIARGELVLPFGGFVNTPNYGYYLVYPHHDPMPKRLQVLIDWLVKEACTDL, encoded by the coding sequence GTGAAACTCAATGGCTCGCACCTGGGCAGCCTGCATGTCTTTCTGGTGGCGGCACGGCACTTGAGCTTCTCGCGTGCCGCCGATGAGCTGTGCCTGACGGCCAGTGCCGTGAGCCATCGCATCAATCGCCTGGAAGATGAGCTGGCGCTCAAGCTGTTCCACCGCATGCCGCGCAAGGTCAGCCTCACCGAAGACGGCGAGCGCCTGTTCGCGGTCATGCAACGGACCATGGATGAGTTGAGCGAGGCCGTGCAGGAACGTGCTCACGCCGAAATCGCCGGCCAGTTGACGCTGTATGTGCGCCCGTCAGTCGCACAGTGCTGGCTGGTGCCGCGGCTGGCGCAGTTCACCGCCCGCTACCCTGATATCCAGCTGGATATCAGGGTGGGCAACGAGAGCATCGATTACCGCACACGCAAGATCGACCTGGTGCTGTGTTACTCGGATGGCCATCATCCCGGGTTGCAGAGCATCCACTTGATGGACGAGCGGGTCGCCCCGGTGTGCTCCCCCCGTTACGCAGAAACCCATGCATTGACCGGTGACCTGCACCCGCTGGATCAATGCACCGCCTTGCATGACGTAGCGGCCTGGGACAACGCTGCATTCGATGCAGAATGGCAGCTCTGGGCCGACACCACAGGTGCAGGTATCAGCCTCCCGCGCCGGTTCCTCACATTCGATCGCTCCGACCTGTGCACGCTCGCCGCGCTGAATCACGTAGGCATCGCCATTGGCCGCGAACAGCTGGTCAAGGATCGCATTGCACGAGGTGAGCTGGTCTTGCCGTTCGGTGGTTTCGTCAACACTCCCAACTATGGCTATTACCTGGTCTATCCGCATCATGACCCGATGCCCAAACGCCTGCAGGTGTTGATCGACTGGCTTGTCAAAGAAGCCTGCACTGACCTGTAG